One window of the Allorhizobium ampelinum S4 genome contains the following:
- a CDS encoding putative bifunctional diguanylate cyclase/phosphodiesterase: protein MTRSVEQRFLALVAGTVFVCVVPLFLLFLWLSSQRAETDQQNSIAVLLAANAQALAKPLWDFDAESVRQISAALVSGGEVIRVEVSDPTGNIRIDMPQTFVPAKTFSSLSQTIIYQHQDGPKTVGTITLSFQKHGLFASIRRTEGVFIAIFILSMLVVILAAIVGNRMMVMRPLTQLTAAIEATRRLGSRRSVDWHSNDEMGRLAQSFNAMQSKLQQEEIELKQAHRLATDIYHATPAMLFSVDADDRITGISDYWTSVTGYHREDIIGLSFESLITIEARQAYRQVKQNGEAGLQQQYTTKFVCADGRIMDVLVVESGNATPMAQSNLSLSVMTDITALKQSEARNRRQAMTDHLTGLLNRQGFENELDVQIEATDRQGGSLACLFVDLDRFKWINDNLGHHAGDTTLKILVDMIVHLLPENSVAARIGGDEFAILLRANDCETAARAVANDICGIFETPFIVKGTATRLSASIGIALYPQHAETATELLQKADMAMYNRKRDGKNGFQIFDDSIGNTTRRRAEIEQMIEQALSNDWLDAFLQPIIDLQSGKTVGYEALMRLRHPVHGIMAPTEIISLAEETGTIHDIGKQVFDKALDHFTRLSALSGDTTSYLALNVSPTQIDASLLVWLASAVHLFNIDPSRIIIEITEATLLHDSPHIQTVLQKIGDFGCRIALDDFGTGYSSLSYLSRFPVNIIKIDQSFIRSMTGDTLDLRERSRMLIEGIAAISHKMKCTVVAEGIETKEQWRALQAIGVDYGQGYLFDRPLSFEDLQARFGDNSATPPKSTPIARIGHRTTA, encoded by the coding sequence ATGACCCGGTCCGTGGAACAGCGTTTCCTTGCGCTGGTGGCTGGAACAGTGTTCGTCTGTGTGGTCCCGCTGTTTCTGCTGTTTCTCTGGCTGTCGTCACAACGGGCCGAAACCGATCAGCAAAATAGTATAGCTGTCCTGTTGGCTGCCAATGCCCAGGCACTCGCCAAGCCACTTTGGGATTTCGATGCTGAGAGTGTACGCCAGATCAGTGCAGCGCTGGTCTCCGGTGGCGAGGTCATCAGGGTCGAAGTTTCCGACCCGACCGGCAATATCCGCATTGACATGCCGCAAACATTTGTCCCGGCAAAGACATTTTCCTCCCTATCGCAAACCATCATCTACCAGCATCAGGACGGACCGAAAACCGTTGGCACCATTACGCTTTCCTTTCAAAAGCATGGCCTGTTTGCCAGCATTCGCCGGACCGAAGGCGTGTTTATCGCCATCTTCATCCTGTCCATGCTGGTGGTGATTCTGGCCGCCATCGTCGGCAACCGGATGATGGTCATGAGACCGCTGACGCAGCTGACCGCCGCCATCGAAGCCACGCGACGTCTGGGTTCGCGACGTTCGGTCGACTGGCATTCAAACGATGAAATGGGTCGGCTGGCGCAAAGCTTCAACGCCATGCAATCAAAGCTTCAGCAGGAAGAAATCGAGCTAAAACAGGCACACCGGCTGGCAACCGACATCTACCATGCGACGCCCGCCATGCTGTTTTCTGTCGATGCCGATGACCGCATTACCGGCATCAGCGACTACTGGACATCGGTGACAGGCTATCACCGCGAAGATATCATCGGTCTCAGTTTTGAAAGCCTGATCACAATTGAGGCCCGTCAGGCCTACCGCCAAGTCAAACAGAATGGTGAGGCTGGCCTGCAACAGCAATATACCACCAAATTCGTCTGTGCCGATGGACGGATCATGGATGTCCTGGTCGTCGAATCCGGCAATGCCACACCGATGGCGCAGTCCAACCTTTCGCTGAGCGTCATGACTGACATCACCGCCCTCAAACAATCGGAGGCACGCAACCGGCGCCAGGCAATGACCGATCATCTGACCGGGCTTCTCAACCGTCAGGGTTTCGAGAACGAACTGGATGTGCAGATCGAGGCAACCGACCGCCAGGGCGGTTCCCTTGCCTGCCTGTTCGTCGATCTCGACCGGTTCAAATGGATCAATGACAATCTCGGCCATCATGCCGGCGACACGACCCTGAAAATTCTGGTGGACATGATCGTCCACCTCCTGCCGGAAAACTCGGTGGCCGCCCGCATCGGCGGAGACGAATTCGCCATCCTGCTGCGTGCCAACGATTGCGAAACAGCCGCCCGCGCCGTGGCCAACGATATCTGCGGGATTTTCGAAACTCCCTTCATCGTCAAGGGGACCGCCACAAGGCTGAGCGCCAGCATCGGCATCGCGCTGTATCCGCAACACGCCGAGACAGCCACGGAACTGCTGCAAAAAGCCGACATGGCCATGTATAATCGCAAGCGCGACGGAAAGAACGGTTTCCAGATCTTCGACGATAGCATTGGCAATACCACCCGCCGGCGCGCCGAGATCGAGCAAATGATCGAGCAGGCATTGAGCAACGACTGGCTCGATGCGTTTTTGCAACCAATCATCGACCTGCAAAGCGGCAAGACGGTCGGCTACGAGGCCTTGATGCGCCTGCGCCACCCCGTCCACGGCATCATGGCGCCGACCGAAATCATCAGTCTGGCCGAGGAAACCGGTACCATTCACGATATCGGCAAGCAGGTTTTCGATAAGGCTCTCGATCACTTCACCCGGCTTTCCGCCCTCAGTGGCGACACCACCTCCTATCTGGCGCTGAATGTCTCGCCAACGCAGATCGATGCCAGCCTGCTGGTCTGGCTGGCCAGCGCGGTGCATCTTTTCAACATCGACCCATCGCGGATCATCATCGAGATCACCGAAGCGACGTTGCTGCACGACAGCCCACATATCCAGACCGTCCTCCAAAAAATCGGCGATTTTGGCTGCCGCATTGCGCTGGACGATTTCGGCACCGGATATTCCTCGCTCAGCTATCTCAGCCGCTTCCCGGTCAATATCATCAAGATCGACCAGTCCTTCATCCGCTCCATGACCGGCGATACCCTGGATCTGCGCGAGCGCAGCCGCATGTTGATCGAAGGCATTGCCGCTATTTCGCACAAGATGAAATGCACCGTGGTGGCCGAGGGCATCGAGACCAAGGAACAATGGCGGGCGCTACAGGCAATCGGTGTGGATTACGGCCAGGGCTATCTGTTCGACCGGCCATTGTCCTTCGAAGATCTGCAAGCCCGGTTCGGAGACAATAGCGCGACACCGCCGAAATCCACGCCCATTGCCAGGATTGGACATCGGACAACGGCTTAG
- the pth gene encoding aminoacyl-tRNA hydrolase: MIVLAGLGNPGSQYAGNRHNIGFMALDAIHRRHSFSPWSKKFKAEIADGTLAGEKVLLIKPQTFMNLSGESVGEALRFYKLGPEQLVAIYDELDLLPGKARIKLGGGHGGHNGIKSLDAHCGLNYRRLRLGIGHPGDKSRVQAHVLGDFGKLDAEWLDPLLETLAENADMLVRGEDSQLMNKLALATGTKADEEKPKPAKSHIHQARNGVQPKKLPETGPMAEMLKKMFGPKKD; this comes from the coding sequence ATGATCGTTCTTGCAGGGCTTGGCAATCCCGGCTCCCAATATGCCGGCAACCGCCACAATATCGGCTTCATGGCGCTCGACGCCATCCATCGCCGCCACAGCTTTTCGCCCTGGTCGAAGAAATTCAAGGCCGAGATTGCCGATGGCACGCTGGCGGGCGAAAAAGTGCTGCTGATCAAGCCGCAGACCTTCATGAACCTGTCGGGCGAATCGGTCGGCGAAGCGCTGCGCTTCTACAAGCTTGGCCCCGAACAGCTGGTAGCGATCTATGACGAGCTGGATCTTCTGCCCGGCAAGGCCCGCATCAAGCTGGGCGGCGGCCATGGCGGCCATAATGGCATCAAATCGCTGGATGCCCATTGCGGCCTGAACTACCGCCGCCTGCGGCTCGGCATCGGCCATCCCGGCGATAAATCTCGGGTCCAGGCGCATGTGCTGGGCGATTTCGGCAAGCTCGACGCCGAATGGCTGGATCCTCTGCTGGAAACGCTGGCCGAAAACGCCGACATGCTAGTGCGCGGTGAAGACAGCCAGTTGATGAACAAACTAGCGCTTGCGACAGGGACGAAAGCGGACGAGGAAAAGCCCAAGCCGGCCAAATCCCACATTCATCAGGCTCGCAATGGGGTCCAGCCCAAAAAGCTGCCGGAAACCGGGCCGATGGCGGAGATGTTGAAGAAGATGTTTGGGCCGAAGAAGGATTAG
- the adh gene encoding aldehyde dehydrogenase, whose protein sequence is MNIQVQTTASTPFKLKYGNFIGGDWREPVGGRYFENTTPVTGGKLCDIARSDERDINLALDAAHAAKDKWGKTPVAERANMLNRIADRMESNLELLARAETWDNGKPLRETMAADIPLAVDHFRYFAACVRAQEGSIGEIDHDTVAYHFHEPLGVVGQIIPWNFPILMAAWKLAPALAAGNCVVLKPAEQTPASILVWAELIGDILPPGVLNIVNGFGLEAGKPLASSPRIAKIAFTGETSTGRLIMQYASQNLIPVTLELGGKSPNIFFEDVLREDDDYLDKALEGFAMFALNQGEVCTCPSRALVHEKIYDRFMEKAIKRVEAIVQGDPLDMGTMIGAQASSEQLEKILSYMDIGRQEGAEVLTGGHRNTLSGDLAGGYYVKPTVFKGHNKMRVFQEEIFGPVVSVTTFKDEAEALEIANDTLYGLGAGVWSRDANTCYRFGRNIQAGRVWTNCYHAYPAHAAFGGYKQSGIGRETHKMMLDHYQQTKNMLVSYSPKALGFF, encoded by the coding sequence ATGAACATTCAGGTTCAAACCACGGCAAGCACCCCGTTCAAGCTGAAATACGGCAATTTCATCGGTGGCGACTGGCGTGAGCCGGTGGGCGGCCGGTATTTTGAAAACACCACCCCGGTCACCGGCGGCAAGCTGTGCGATATCGCCCGCTCCGATGAGCGCGACATCAATCTGGCACTGGACGCTGCCCATGCCGCCAAGGACAAATGGGGCAAGACCCCGGTTGCCGAGCGCGCCAATATGCTGAACCGGATTGCCGACCGGATGGAAAGCAATCTAGAGCTTCTGGCCCGGGCCGAAACCTGGGACAATGGCAAGCCGCTGCGTGAAACCATGGCTGCCGATATTCCGCTGGCTGTCGATCATTTCCGCTATTTTGCTGCCTGCGTGCGCGCTCAGGAAGGCTCGATTGGCGAAATCGACCACGATACGGTCGCCTATCATTTCCACGAGCCGCTTGGCGTCGTCGGCCAGATCATTCCCTGGAACTTCCCGATCCTGATGGCCGCCTGGAAGCTGGCTCCCGCTCTTGCTGCTGGCAATTGCGTCGTGCTGAAGCCCGCCGAGCAGACCCCCGCCTCGATTCTCGTCTGGGCCGAATTGATCGGCGACATCCTGCCACCCGGCGTGCTCAATATCGTCAATGGCTTTGGCCTGGAAGCCGGCAAGCCGCTGGCCTCCAGTCCGCGCATCGCCAAGATCGCCTTTACCGGCGAGACCTCGACGGGTCGGCTGATCATGCAATATGCAAGCCAGAACCTCATTCCAGTGACGCTGGAACTGGGCGGAAAATCGCCCAACATCTTCTTCGAGGATGTGCTGCGCGAAGATGACGATTATCTCGACAAGGCTCTGGAAGGCTTTGCGATGTTTGCCCTTAACCAGGGTGAAGTCTGCACCTGCCCAAGCCGGGCGCTCGTCCATGAAAAGATCTATGACCGCTTCATGGAAAAGGCCATCAAGCGCGTCGAGGCCATCGTTCAGGGCGATCCGTTGGATATGGGCACGATGATCGGGGCGCAGGCCTCCAGTGAACAGCTCGAAAAGATCCTGTCCTATATGGATATCGGTCGTCAGGAAGGCGCCGAAGTGCTGACCGGCGGCCATCGCAATACCCTGTCCGGCGATCTCGCAGGCGGCTATTATGTCAAGCCCACCGTGTTCAAGGGCCATAACAAGATGCGGGTGTTCCAGGAGGAAATCTTTGGCCCGGTCGTCTCTGTCACCACTTTCAAGGACGAGGCCGAGGCGCTGGAAATCGCCAATGACACCCTCTACGGCCTGGGTGCCGGCGTCTGGAGCCGCGATGCCAATACCTGCTACCGCTTCGGTCGCAATATCCAGGCCGGGCGCGTCTGGACCAATTGCTACCACGCCTATCCCGCCCACGCAGCCTTCGGCGGTTACAAGCAATCGGGCATTGGCCGCGAGACCCACAAGATGATGCTGGACCATTATCAGCAAACCAAGAACATGCTGGTGAGTTATAGCCCCAAAGCTCTCGGCTTCTTCTAA
- a CDS encoding ribose-phosphate pyrophosphokinase — translation MKVFAGNSNRQLAEAVCKYLNVPLGKASVRRFADQEIFVEIQENVRGEDIFIVQSTSFPTNDHLMELLIMIDAFRRSSARRITAVIPYFGYARQDRRASGRTPISAKLVANLITEAGADRVLTLDLHAGQIQGFFDIPTDNLFAAPVLARDVKEHYDLANLMVVSPDVGGVVRARALAKRLDCLLAIVDKRRDRPGESEVMNIIGDVEGKDCILIDDIVDSGGTLCNAAEAMLNMGAASVTAYITHGVLSGGAVTRVTSSKLRELVITDSIQPTVAVQSAHNIRVLSTATLLGEAINRTSAEASVSSLFD, via the coding sequence ATGAAGGTCTTCGCAGGTAATTCGAACCGGCAACTTGCTGAAGCGGTCTGTAAATATCTCAATGTTCCCCTTGGAAAAGCCAGCGTTCGCCGCTTTGCGGACCAGGAAATCTTCGTGGAAATCCAGGAAAACGTCCGTGGCGAGGATATCTTCATCGTCCAGTCGACGTCGTTTCCGACCAATGACCACCTGATGGAACTGCTGATCATGATCGACGCCTTCCGCCGCTCCTCGGCGCGGCGGATCACAGCCGTCATTCCCTATTTCGGCTATGCCCGCCAGGACCGTCGCGCCTCTGGCCGCACACCGATCTCTGCGAAGCTGGTTGCCAATCTGATCACCGAGGCAGGCGCCGACCGTGTACTGACGCTTGACCTGCATGCCGGCCAGATCCAGGGGTTTTTCGATATACCAACTGACAACCTGTTTGCGGCGCCGGTCCTCGCCCGTGACGTCAAGGAACACTACGACCTTGCCAATCTCATGGTCGTTTCACCTGATGTCGGCGGCGTGGTGCGTGCGCGTGCGCTTGCCAAGCGGCTGGACTGTCTTCTGGCCATCGTCGACAAGCGTCGCGATCGCCCAGGCGAATCCGAAGTGATGAACATCATCGGCGATGTCGAGGGCAAGGACTGTATTCTGATCGACGACATCGTCGATAGCGGCGGCACGCTCTGCAACGCGGCGGAAGCGATGCTGAACATGGGCGCGGCCAGCGTTACCGCCTATATTACCCATGGCGTACTCTCGGGTGGCGCAGTTACCCGCGTCACCTCCTCCAAGCTGCGCGAATTGGTGATCACAGATTCCATCCAGCCGACAGTCGCAGTGCAATCGGCCCATAATATCCGGGTGTTGAGCACCGCCACCCTGCTAGGCGAAGCCATCAACCGCACCAGTGCCGAAGCCTCGGTTTCCAGCCTGTTCGATTGA
- a CDS encoding substrate-binding periplasmic protein, which yields MAAAAMAQNSIVFTTEDYPPYNFRENGVDKGVGYEQVEMIMKGLSIPYTIEMMPWARAIAMAETEPMTCVFTAAHIPEREGRFKWVEPLAIDRNIIMSRKGSGIQVHNVEEARKYIVGTQRDDYTQALLERHDFPRIDLAANLDLTIKKLESGRIDLMPVSEKFYHKLVDEGHPLEQQFVLTEQKFAIACNKSMPDALIARMQDGLDRLIADGTQARLSREYGLLQPQ from the coding sequence ATGGCCGCCGCAGCCATGGCGCAAAACAGCATTGTCTTTACCACGGAAGATTACCCACCTTACAATTTCAGGGAAAACGGGGTGGACAAGGGCGTCGGCTACGAACAGGTCGAAATGATCATGAAGGGTCTGTCGATCCCTTATACCATCGAGATGATGCCCTGGGCCCGCGCCATCGCGATGGCCGAAACCGAACCGATGACCTGCGTGTTTACCGCAGCCCATATCCCTGAGCGCGAAGGCCGCTTCAAATGGGTCGAGCCGCTGGCCATCGATCGCAATATCATCATGAGCCGCAAGGGCTCCGGCATTCAGGTGCACAATGTCGAAGAAGCCCGCAAATATATTGTCGGCACCCAGCGCGACGACTACACTCAGGCTCTTCTGGAACGGCATGATTTTCCCAGGATCGACCTCGCCGCCAACCTCGATCTGACCATCAAGAAGCTGGAAAGCGGCCGGATCGACCTCATGCCGGTCTCGGAAAAATTCTATCACAAGCTGGTGGACGAAGGGCATCCGCTGGAACAGCAATTCGTGCTGACCGAGCAGAAATTCGCCATTGCCTGCAATAAATCCATGCCCGATGCCCTGATAGCGCGCATGCAGGACGGGCTCGATCGTCTGATTGCCGACGGCACGCAAGCCAGGCTTTCGCGAGAATATGGCCTGTTGCAGCCTCAATAG
- a CDS encoding helix-turn-helix domain-containing protein has translation MSVGYKHADTVYSTALQGSKAARSPIAASWRRCLDVHGLDPEQAAMPRTLDAAAFRDARQRMDHLIAASAEELDRLFSTVGRSGCCLVLADSHGVVLERRSAAGDDGDFRRLGLWQQTEWSEASVGTNGIGTALADERPVIIHRDQHFLSANIALSCTTAPIRDHRGQIAAALDISTCRHDVTDLSMTILAQAVRDAALRVEVNLFRMAFAGARIVMIPTVANPTALLAVDGDDLVLGATRAARLALQIDDQAIAAGLPAADALKEKRGEEGDDLHEAERAALRRVLSRTKGNVSQAAQLLGISRATLHRKMKRFNIH, from the coding sequence ATGAGCGTCGGTTATAAACATGCCGATACGGTCTATTCGACTGCGTTGCAGGGATCGAAGGCGGCCAGGTCGCCGATTGCCGCCTCCTGGCGGCGCTGCCTTGATGTCCACGGGCTAGACCCTGAACAGGCGGCCATGCCGCGCACCCTGGACGCGGCGGCTTTCCGTGATGCGCGCCAACGTATGGATCACCTGATTGCCGCCAGCGCGGAGGAATTGGACCGGCTGTTTTCGACGGTCGGGCGCTCCGGCTGCTGCCTAGTGCTGGCTGACAGCCATGGTGTGGTGCTGGAACGCCGCAGTGCTGCGGGCGATGACGGTGATTTTCGCAGGCTTGGCCTTTGGCAGCAGACGGAATGGAGCGAAGCCAGCGTCGGCACCAATGGCATCGGCACGGCGCTGGCTGACGAGCGCCCGGTCATCATCCACCGCGACCAGCATTTTCTCTCCGCCAATATCGCACTGAGTTGCACCACGGCGCCAATCCGCGACCATCGCGGCCAGATTGCCGCCGCGCTCGACATTTCCACCTGCCGCCATGATGTGACGGATCTGTCGATGACCATTCTCGCCCAGGCGGTGCGCGATGCAGCACTCCGTGTTGAGGTCAACCTGTTTCGCATGGCCTTTGCGGGTGCGCGCATCGTCATGATCCCCACGGTCGCCAATCCCACGGCACTTTTGGCCGTTGACGGTGACGATCTGGTGTTGGGCGCGACGCGAGCAGCGCGGTTGGCGTTGCAGATCGACGATCAGGCCATCGCCGCCGGCCTGCCCGCTGCCGATGCCTTGAAGGAAAAGCGCGGGGAAGAGGGGGATGATCTGCATGAAGCGGAACGAGCGGCGTTGCGTCGGGTTCTGTCGCGTACCAAAGGCAATGTCTCCCAGGCGGCACAATTGCTGGGCATCAGTCGCGCAACCCTGCATCGCAAGATGAAGCGTTTTAATATTCACTAA
- a CDS encoding M24 family metallopeptidase, with amino-acid sequence MTLHFSTAEYAARLDRLTDRMREQKLDAMLLFAQESMYWLTGYDTFGYCFFQTLVVKADGSMTLLTRSADLRQARQTSTIDNILIWVDRTNADPTSDLKDLLNDLDLLGCRLGIEYDTHGMTGRVARLLDNQLLSFGELIDASMLVSELRLIKSPEEIAYVEKAASLADDALDAALPLISAGGDEAAILAAMQGAVFAGGGDYPANEFIIGSGQDALLCRYKAGRRTLSANDQLTLEWAGASAHYHAAMMRTVLVGEPSPRHRELYAACREAIQEIETVLRPGHTFGDVFETHARVLDERGLTRHRLNACGYSLGARFSPSWMEHQMFHIGNPQEILPNMSLFIHMIIMDSERETAMTLGHTYLTTEGAPRALSRHPLDLIVKA; translated from the coding sequence ATGACATTGCATTTTTCAACTGCCGAATACGCCGCCCGGCTGGACCGCCTGACTGACAGGATGCGCGAACAGAAGCTGGATGCCATGCTACTGTTTGCCCAGGAAAGCATGTATTGGCTGACCGGCTATGACACGTTTGGCTATTGCTTCTTCCAGACACTGGTGGTGAAGGCCGATGGCTCGATGACGCTTCTGACCCGTTCGGCGGATCTGCGCCAGGCCCGCCAGACCTCAACCATCGATAATATCCTGATCTGGGTTGACCGTACCAACGCCGATCCGACCAGCGACCTGAAGGATCTGCTCAACGATCTCGACCTGCTCGGCTGCCGTCTTGGCATCGAATACGACACCCATGGCATGACCGGACGGGTCGCTCGGCTGCTGGACAATCAATTGCTGAGCTTCGGTGAATTGATCGACGCCTCGATGCTGGTCAGCGAATTGCGGCTGATCAAGAGCCCAGAGGAAATCGCTTATGTCGAAAAGGCCGCCAGCCTTGCCGATGACGCGCTGGATGCCGCCCTCCCGCTGATTTCAGCCGGGGGCGATGAAGCTGCCATTCTCGCTGCCATGCAGGGTGCGGTCTTTGCAGGTGGCGGTGATTATCCGGCTAATGAATTCATTATCGGCTCCGGCCAGGATGCGCTGCTGTGCCGCTACAAGGCAGGCCGCCGGACGCTGTCGGCCAATGACCAGCTGACACTGGAATGGGCCGGTGCTTCGGCCCATTACCATGCCGCGATGATGCGCACCGTGCTGGTCGGCGAACCATCGCCTCGCCACCGCGAGCTTTATGCCGCCTGCCGGGAGGCGATCCAGGAAATCGAAACCGTGCTGCGGCCCGGCCATACATTCGGCGACGTGTTCGAGACCCATGCCAGAGTGCTGGACGAACGAGGCCTGACCCGCCACCGGCTAAATGCCTGCGGTTATTCACTGGGCGCCCGCTTCTCCCCGTCGTGGATGGAGCACCAGATGTTCCATATCGGCAATCCGCAGGAGATCCTGCCCAATATGTCGCTGTTCATCCACATGATCATCATGGATTCCGAACGCGAGACCGCGATGACGCTCGGCCACACTTATCTCACCACCGAAGGCGCGCCACGCGCGCTGTCGCGTCATCCGCTGGATCTGATCGTCAAGGCGTGA
- a CDS encoding 50S ribosomal protein L25/general stress protein Ctc, translating into MSHASYELKAETRERVGKGSSRELRRNGLIPAVIYGDKQAPIAITLNTNEVTKRIHAGGFMTTVATIEVNGEKIRVLPKDYQLDPVRDFTMHIDFLRVSANSQVTVAVPVRFVNEDKSAVKTGAVLNIVRHDVELQVPANNIPEAITFDLEGLKIGDSVHISAVKLPSGVTPVITDRDFTIATLVAPDVDVADEEEATEE; encoded by the coding sequence ATGAGCCACGCATCTTACGAGCTCAAGGCCGAAACGCGCGAACGGGTTGGTAAGGGGTCCTCCCGTGAACTTCGCCGCAACGGTCTCATTCCCGCTGTCATCTATGGTGACAAGCAGGCTCCTATTGCCATCACCCTGAACACCAATGAAGTCACCAAGCGTATTCATGCTGGCGGTTTCATGACCACGGTGGCGACCATTGAAGTCAACGGCGAAAAGATCCGCGTCCTGCCCAAGGACTACCAGCTGGATCCAGTCCGCGACTTCACCATGCATATCGACTTCCTGCGCGTTTCGGCAAACAGCCAGGTCACGGTTGCCGTGCCTGTCCGTTTCGTCAATGAAGACAAGTCCGCCGTCAAGACCGGCGCTGTCCTCAACATCGTGCGCCACGACGTCGAGTTGCAGGTTCCGGCCAACAACATTCCAGAAGCCATCACCTTCGATCTGGAAGGTCTGAAGATCGGCGACAGCGTGCATATCTCTGCCGTGAAGCTGCCTTCTGGTGTGACCCCTGTGATCACCGACCGCGACTTCACGATTGCAACTCTCGTCGCTCCAGACGTTGACGTTGCCGACGAAGAAGAAGCAACCGAAGAATAA
- a CDS encoding DUF779 domain-containing protein — translation MLDGEPRVVATAAAIDLIGEIRRDHPQILFHQSGGCCDGSSPMCYPVDDYIVGDTDVKLGEIDGVPFYIHQSQYEVWKHTQLIIDVVPGRGGMFSLDNGREKRFLTRSKLFGGEVCALPARS, via the coding sequence ATTTTGGATGGTGAACCAAGGGTCGTCGCGACAGCGGCGGCCATCGATTTGATCGGCGAGATCCGCCGGGATCACCCGCAGATCCTGTTTCATCAGTCCGGGGGCTGTTGCGATGGGTCATCGCCGATGTGTTATCCTGTCGATGATTATATCGTCGGGGACACCGATGTGAAGCTGGGCGAGATTGATGGCGTGCCCTTCTATATCCATCAGAGCCAGTATGAAGTCTGGAAACACACCCAGTTGATTATCGATGTCGTTCCGGGGCGAGGGGGCATGTTTTCACTGGATAATGGCCGCGAAAAACGCTTTCTGACCCGCTCTAAGCTGTTTGGGGGTGAGGTCTGCGCCTTGCCTGCCCGCTCATAA
- the pgeF gene encoding peptidoglycan editing factor PgeF, which produces MPSSTHDVAHLQSENKPSPLQSTLLAPCGSAGVVHGFFTRHGGVSTGIYAGLNIGLGSNDNPAYVHENRARVAGWFGRKEADLVTVHQVHSPNVVTVTAPFGSERPQADAMVTNQTGLILGALAADCGPILFADPVNRVIGAAHAGWKGALTGVLENTIEAMIALGAARASIVATLGPSISAKAYEVGPEFVERFLAHDPAYQRFFTPSTKPGHSMFDLPGLTVKRLTDAGIAADMLGLCTYGDPDHFFSYRRTTHASEPDYGRQISAIMLQGPRV; this is translated from the coding sequence ATGCCGTCCTCGACACACGATGTGGCCCACCTTCAGTCCGAAAACAAACCATCCCCCTTGCAGAGCACCCTTCTGGCTCCCTGCGGATCGGCCGGAGTCGTTCACGGCTTTTTCACCCGGCATGGCGGCGTCTCCACCGGCATTTACGCCGGGCTGAATATCGGGCTCGGATCAAATGACAATCCGGCGTATGTGCATGAAAACCGCGCCCGCGTCGCTGGCTGGTTTGGCCGGAAAGAGGCGGATCTTGTCACAGTTCATCAGGTCCATTCTCCTAATGTGGTGACGGTGACGGCACCTTTCGGTTCCGAACGGCCACAGGCGGATGCCATGGTCACAAATCAAACCGGCCTCATTCTGGGCGCGCTTGCTGCCGATTGCGGACCGATTCTGTTTGCCGATCCGGTCAACCGTGTCATCGGGGCTGCCCATGCCGGATGGAAGGGCGCGCTGACCGGCGTGCTGGAAAATACCATCGAGGCAATGATCGCGCTTGGCGCTGCCCGCGCCAGCATCGTCGCCACGCTTGGCCCGTCGATCAGCGCCAAAGCCTATGAGGTCGGCCCGGAATTCGTTGAACGGTTTCTGGCCCATGATCCGGCCTATCAACGGTTCTTCACGCCTTCGACCAAACCCGGTCATTCAATGTTCGACCTGCCGGGACTGACCGTGAAGCGGCTGACGGATGCCGGGATTGCCGCCGACATGCTCGGCCTCTGCACCTATGGCGACCCGGATCATTTCTTCTCCTATCGCCGCACCACCCACGCCAGCGAGCCGGACTACGGCCGCCAGATTTCCGCCATCATGCTTCAGGGGCCTCGTGTATGA